One Misgurnus anguillicaudatus chromosome 19, ASM2758022v2, whole genome shotgun sequence genomic region harbors:
- the LOC129422735 gene encoding uncharacterized protein isoform X2, protein MLMLVKEELEKMTDPQPCRIKEEDTEEQIDMMKVKEESQAEVDEKHQIVKINPNVSQKETLKTEDIKCENSFSEDERPEDHKRTHSEEKPFTCQQCGKSFRRKDNLKAHTRVHTGEKPFTCQQCGKSFRRKAHLKAHMRIHTEKKRHPCHQCEKSFTAADQLKIHIRSHTGEKPYTCQHCGKSFSNESNLKIHANIHTGEKPFTCHECEKKFRIKCSLIRHMRIHKGEKPYVCFQCGKSFSDKRGLEIHMRIHTGEKPYRCQQCGKSFIYQSGLSRHMKAHRGEMSHPCQHCDKSFPYKSQLKIHNRLHTGEKPYTCHHCGKSFIKKMYLNLHLRIHTGERPYVCQQCGKSFKTKSYLNVHFITHTEEKPFTCHECKKSFKTKASLKKHARFHTQ, encoded by the exons atgttgatgctggtgaaagaggagcttgagaagatgacagatccacaaccatgcagaataaaggaagaagatactgaggaacaaatag atatgatgaaagtgaaagaggagagtcaagctgaagtggatgagaaacatcagattgtaaaaataaaccctaatgtttcacagaaagaaactctgaagacagaagacataaagtgtgaaaatagTTTCAGTGAAGATGAACGCCCTGAAGATCACAAGAGGACTCACAGTGAGGAAaaacctttcacatgtcaacagtgtggaaagagtttcagaagaAAAGATAACCTTAAAGCACACACGAgggttcacactggagagaaacctttcacatgtcaacagtgtggaaagagttttagaaGAAAAGCTCACCTTAAAGCacacatgaggattcacaccGAAAAGAAAAGACACCCATGCcatcagtgtgaaaagagttttacaGCTGCAGATCAACTTAAGATACACATAAGgtctcacactggagagaaaccttatacTTGTCAAcattgtggaaagagtttctctAATGAAAGTAACCTTAAGATACACGCAAatattcacactggagagaaaccgttcacatgccatgagtgtgaaaaaaaattcagaatTAAATGTAGCCTTATAAgacacatgagaattcacaaaGGAGAGAAACCATACGTTTGttttcagtgtggaaagagtttcagtgATAAACGTGGACTTGAGAttcacatgagaattcacactggagagaaaccttacagatgtcaacagtgtggaaagagtttcataTATCAATCAGGCCTTAGCCGGCACATGAAAGCTCACAGGGGGGAAATGTCACATCCGTGCCAGCATTGTGACAAGAGTTTCCCATATAAAAGTCAACTTAAGATACACAATagacttcacactggagagaaaccttacacttgtcatcactgtggaaagagttttataaaaaaaatgtacctTAATTTACACctaagaattcacactggagagagacCATACgtgtgtcaacagtgtggaaagagtttcaagACAAAATCTTACCTTAATGTACATTTCATCACTCACACTGAAGAGAAACCGTTCACATGCCATGAGTGTAAAAAGAGTTTCAAAACAAAAGCTAGCcttaaaaaacatgcaagatttcacactcaatag
- the LOC129422735 gene encoding uncharacterized protein isoform X1: MLMLVKEELEKMTDPQPCRIKDEDTEEQIDMMKVKEESQAEVDEKHQIVKINPNVSQKETLKTEDIKCENSFSEDERPEDHKRTHSEEKPFTCQQCGKSFRRKDNLKAHTRVHTGEKPFTCQQCGKSFRRKAHLKAHMRIHTEKKRHPCHQCEKSFTAADQLKIHIRSHTGEKPYTCQHCGKSFSNESNLKIHANIHTGEKPFTCHECEKKFRIKCSLIRHMRIHKGEKPYVCFQCGKSFSDKRGLEIHMRIHTGEKPYRCQQCGKSFIYQSGLSRHMKAHRGEMSHPCQHCDKSFPYKSQLKIHNRLHTGEKPYTCHHCGKSFIKKMYLNLHLRIHTGERPYVCQQCGKSFKTKSYLNVHFITHTEEKPFTCHECKKSFKTKASLKKHARFHTQ; this comes from the coding sequence atatgatgaaagtgaaagaggagagtcaagctgaagtggatgagaaacatcagattgtaaaaataaaccctaatgtttcacagaaagaaactctgaagacagaagacataaagtgtgaaaatagTTTCAGTGAAGATGAACGCCCTGAAGATCACAAGAGGACTCACAGTGAGGAAaaacctttcacatgtcaacagtgtggaaagagtttcagaagaAAAGATAACCTTAAAGCACACACGAgggttcacactggagagaaacctttcacatgtcaacagtgtggaaagagttttagaaGAAAAGCTCACCTTAAAGCacacatgaggattcacaccGAAAAGAAAAGACACCCATGCcatcagtgtgaaaagagttttacaGCTGCAGATCAACTTAAGATACACATAAGgtctcacactggagagaaaccttatacTTGTCAAcattgtggaaagagtttctctAATGAAAGTAACCTTAAGATACACGCAAatattcacactggagagaaaccgttcacatgccatgagtgtgaaaaaaaattcagaatTAAATGTAGCCTTATAAgacacatgagaattcacaaaGGAGAGAAACCATACGTTTGttttcagtgtggaaagagtttcagtgATAAACGTGGACTTGAGAttcacatgagaattcacactggagagaaaccttacagatgtcaacagtgtggaaagagtttcataTATCAATCAGGCCTTAGCCGGCACATGAAAGCTCACAGGGGGGAAATGTCACATCCGTGCCAGCATTGTGACAAGAGTTTCCCATATAAAAGTCAACTTAAGATACACAATagacttcacactggagagaaaccttacacttgtcatcactgtggaaagagttttataaaaaaaatgtacctTAATTTACACctaagaattcacactggagagagacCATACgtgtgtcaacagtgtggaaagagtttcaagACAAAATCTTACCTTAATGTACATTTCATCACTCACACTGAAGAGAAACCGTTCACATGCCATGAGTGTAAAAAGAGTTTCAAAACAAAAGCTAGCcttaaaaaacatgcaagatttcacactcaatag